The proteins below come from a single Paracoccus sp. SCSIO 75233 genomic window:
- a CDS encoding flagellar basal body P-ring protein FlgI, whose amino-acid sequence MTAVSGGFGSTIRLKDIVLFDGVRGNDLVGYGLVVGLGGTGDSLRNAPYTEDMMVTLLERLGVNVGSDQFRPRNVAAVMVTAVLPPFARAGGQIDVTVSAIGDASSLMGGTLIMTPLSAADGDVYAVAQGAVIAGGAAAETAGASVVQGVPTAGSIPAGARVEREVAFDFSTLRNIRLALKQPDFTTASRIERAVNDAGLGRLAEMMDPGTVVLDLSAIENVNPAKLMSRIENLMIRTEQKARVVVDHRSGTIVMGADVRVSRVAISQGNLTLRVKDTPLVSQPSPFSDGETVVVTDGTAEIIEEEGIGFAELDESSSLSGLVQGLNALGVSPRDLIDILQAINAAGALHAELVVR is encoded by the coding sequence ATGACCGCCGTTTCGGGCGGTTTTGGGTCCACGATCAGGCTCAAGGATATTGTGCTGTTCGACGGTGTGCGCGGGAACGACCTCGTCGGTTATGGGCTGGTGGTTGGGCTTGGCGGCACCGGCGACAGCCTTCGCAACGCGCCCTATACCGAAGACATGATGGTCACGCTGCTCGAACGGCTTGGCGTGAATGTCGGGTCGGATCAGTTCCGCCCGAGAAACGTCGCCGCCGTCATGGTTACCGCCGTACTTCCACCCTTTGCGCGCGCCGGTGGCCAGATAGATGTCACGGTTTCGGCGATAGGCGACGCAAGCAGTCTTATGGGCGGCACGCTTATCATGACGCCGTTAAGTGCCGCTGACGGGGATGTCTACGCCGTTGCTCAGGGTGCCGTCATAGCCGGTGGCGCTGCGGCGGAGACGGCTGGTGCATCTGTCGTGCAGGGTGTTCCGACCGCGGGTTCGATTCCGGCCGGCGCGCGTGTCGAGCGGGAGGTGGCATTTGATTTTTCGACGTTACGGAATATTCGTCTGGCGCTGAAGCAACCGGATTTCACGACCGCATCAAGGATTGAGCGTGCCGTAAACGATGCGGGTCTGGGTCGCCTGGCCGAAATGATGGATCCCGGGACGGTTGTGCTGGATCTTTCCGCGATCGAAAATGTGAATCCGGCGAAGCTGATGAGCCGGATCGAGAACCTGATGATACGGACCGAACAAAAGGCACGCGTCGTTGTTGATCATCGGTCCGGGACCATTGTCATGGGCGCTGATGTACGCGTGTCGCGCGTGGCGATTTCGCAGGGGAACCTGACCCTGCGTGTCAAGGATACGCCCTTGGTGTCGCAGCCGAGCCCGTTCAGCGACGGGGAGACCGTTGTTGTAACGGACGGAACGGCGGAGATTATCGAGGAGGAGGGGATTGGCTTTGCTGAGCTCGATGAAAGCTCGTCCTTGTCGGGCCTTGTTCAGGGGCTGAATGCGCTTGGCGTATCGCCGCGGGACCTGATCGATATTCTTCAGGCCATCAATGCGGCTGGCGCGCTGCATGCCGAGCTTGTCGTGCGATAG
- the rlmN gene encoding 23S rRNA (adenine(2503)-C(2))-methyltransferase RlmN: MTAPITQDVLTIPRKLPDTGRMNIVGLTRDQLRDALIAAGTPERQAKMRVGQIWQWIYYWGVRDFSVMTNLAKDYRAALAEKFEIALPEVVTRQISEDGTRKYLLRIAGGHEVEAVYIPEEGRGTLCVSSQVGCTLTCSFCHTGTQKLVRNLTPGEIVGQLMLVRDDLDEWPEQGKPKDETRLVSNVVLMGMGEPLYNFAAVRDAMRVVMDGEGLSMSRRRITLSTSGVVPEIAKTAEEIGCQLAISFHATTDEVRDRLVPINKKWNIATLLDALRDYPRLSNSERITFEYVMLDGVNDSDEDARRLVKLIRGIPAKINLIPFNEWPGAPYQRSSWERIEAFADIIYKAGYASPIRTPRGEDIMAACGQLKSATERGRKSRAQVAAETSEATAQPI; the protein is encoded by the coding sequence ATGACCGCACCGATCACGCAAGACGTGTTGACCATCCCGCGCAAGCTGCCTGATACGGGGCGGATGAATATCGTCGGGCTGACCCGCGATCAGCTTCGCGACGCCTTGATCGCCGCCGGCACGCCGGAGCGGCAGGCAAAGATGCGCGTCGGTCAAATCTGGCAGTGGATCTATTACTGGGGCGTGCGCGATTTCTCGGTGATGACCAATCTGGCGAAGGATTACCGCGCCGCACTCGCAGAGAAGTTTGAGATTGCGCTGCCGGAGGTGGTGACACGTCAAATCTCGGAAGACGGGACGCGGAAATACCTGCTGCGTATCGCTGGCGGCCATGAGGTTGAGGCGGTCTATATTCCCGAGGAGGGGCGCGGCACACTTTGCGTGTCGTCCCAGGTTGGCTGCACACTGACCTGTTCATTCTGCCATACGGGCACGCAGAAGCTGGTCCGCAACCTGACCCCGGGTGAAATCGTCGGTCAGCTTATGCTGGTGCGCGACGATCTGGACGAATGGCCGGAGCAAGGCAAACCCAAGGACGAAACCCGGCTGGTCAGCAATGTCGTGCTGATGGGCATGGGCGAGCCGCTTTATAATTTCGCCGCCGTGCGCGATGCGATGCGGGTCGTCATGGATGGCGAAGGCCTGTCGATGAGCCGCCGCCGGATCACGCTGTCGACCTCTGGCGTGGTCCCGGAGATCGCCAAGACCGCCGAGGAGATCGGCTGCCAGCTTGCCATCAGCTTCCACGCCACCACGGACGAGGTTCGCGACAGGCTTGTACCGATCAACAAGAAATGGAACATCGCCACGCTGCTGGACGCGCTGCGGGACTATCCCCGGCTCAGCAATTCGGAGCGGATCACCTTCGAATATGTCATGCTGGACGGCGTCAACGACAGTGACGAGGACGCCCGCCGGCTCGTCAAGCTGATCCGTGGCATACCGGCCAAGATCAACCTGATCCCGTTCAACGAATGGCCCGGTGCCCCCTATCAGCGGTCAAGCTGGGAGCGGATCGAGGCGTTTGCCGACATCATCTACAAGGCCGGTTACGCCAGCCCGATCCGGACGCCGCGTGGCGAGGACATCATGGCAGCCTGCGGCCAGTTGAAATCCGCGACCGAACGGGGCCGGAAATCCCGTGCGCAGGTGGCGGCGGAAACCTCGGAAGCTACGGCGCAGCCTATCTGA
- the mtgA gene encoding monofunctional biosynthetic peptidoglycan transglycosylase: MRRQTPPDQTDSFRGDDLVQPSRRFSPVGWAFRWLRWLALRALLVAFLLVLVFAIFNPPTTRTIIVNARDYPIVERRWTPIEKISPVMLRSTVAAEDANFCNHWGFDMDEIRRVIASGRSGGASTLSQQTVKNVYLWQERSWTRKSLEAVMTPLVEAIWSKRRILEVYLNVAEFGPGVFGIHAAAQYHFGTTPEKLNTIQAARLAAVLPSPKTRDTRSATSRSRAIADGAATIANDGRDACFR; encoded by the coding sequence ATGCGCCGCCAAACTCCTCCCGATCAGACAGACAGTTTTCGGGGCGATGATCTCGTCCAGCCCTCGCGCCGTTTCTCGCCCGTGGGTTGGGCGTTCCGCTGGTTGCGCTGGCTTGCCTTGCGGGCGCTGTTGGTGGCGTTCCTGCTGGTGCTTGTCTTTGCCATTTTCAATCCGCCGACCACCCGGACCATCATTGTAAACGCGCGCGACTATCCGATCGTGGAGCGTCGCTGGACACCGATTGAGAAGATATCGCCGGTGATGCTGCGTTCGACCGTGGCGGCAGAGGATGCGAATTTCTGCAATCACTGGGGTTTCGACATGGATGAGATCCGCCGTGTGATCGCGTCCGGTCGCAGTGGCGGGGCGTCGACCCTCAGCCAGCAGACGGTGAAGAATGTCTATCTCTGGCAGGAGCGAAGCTGGACCCGAAAGAGCCTTGAGGCGGTCATGACCCCGCTGGTCGAAGCGATCTGGTCAAAGCGCCGCATTCTGGAAGTTTATCTGAATGTGGCGGAGTTCGGGCCGGGGGTCTTTGGTATCCACGCCGCTGCGCAATATCACTTCGGAACGACACCCGAGAAGTTGAACACGATTCAGGCCGCAAGGCTGGCGGCGGTGCTGCCATCGCCAAAAACCCGCGATACGCGCAGCGCCACCAGCCGCTCGCGCGCCATCGCGGATGGTGCTGCGACAATCGCGAATGATGGGCGCGATGCCTGTTTCAGATAG
- a CDS encoding invasion associated locus B family protein: MTRNILRGAAAILAVTAGLAGAAQSQESTNVVTTEGDWTVFAGSDPRECWAVSPPKSTVNTKDGQRVEVQRGDIRLYVAYRPGAAGEVSFTGGYPFRPGSTVDVNVGGQEFDLFTEGENAWTGSSAEDARLIAALRAGAEAVITGMSSRGTQTVDTFSLSGITAATNAAKAECQ; encoded by the coding sequence ATGACCAGGAATATTTTGCGCGGCGCTGCCGCCATTCTGGCAGTCACGGCGGGTCTCGCCGGTGCTGCACAGTCTCAGGAATCCACCAATGTCGTCACGACCGAGGGTGACTGGACGGTTTTCGCGGGCAGCGATCCCCGCGAATGCTGGGCGGTTTCCCCGCCGAAATCGACCGTGAACACCAAAGACGGGCAGCGGGTCGAGGTGCAGCGCGGCGATATCCGCCTCTATGTCGCCTATCGTCCGGGCGCAGCGGGTGAGGTCAGCTTCACCGGCGGCTACCCGTTCCGTCCCGGCTCGACCGTCGATGTGAATGTGGGCGGGCAGGAGTTCGATCTGTTCACCGAAGGCGAAAACGCCTGGACCGGGTCTTCCGCCGAAGATGCCCGCCTGATCGCCGCTCTGCGTGCCGGGGCCGAAGCAGTCATCACCGGCATGTCGTCGCGCGGAACCCAGACGGTCGACACGTTCAGCCTGTCGGGCATCACCGCTGCGACAAACGCCGCAAAGGCCGAGTGTCAGTAA
- the wecC gene encoding UDP-N-acetyl-D-mannosamine dehydrogenase, translating into MTFDRICIVGLGYIGLPTAALFALRGIDVVGLDINTDAVERINRGETHIVEPGLDDAVRRSVRNGTLRATTEPEPADAFLIAVPTPFLSNRNAKLPDLSYVEAAARSIAPVLKAGDLVILESTSPVGATEQMAEWLASERPDLSFPQTHGEDSDIRVVHCPERILPGHALRELVTNDRVIGGMTRACAAAARDLYRCVVEGECIETDARTAEMAKLTENSFRDVNIAFANELSVICSKLGINVWELIRLTNRHPRVNILQPGPGVGGHCIAVDPWFIVAQAPEEAKLIRAARETNDSKPEWVLDKIRDAVAEKPDSAKISCFGLAFKPDIDDLRESPALEIVSRLVQEYPGRVSVVEPHIEELPPCLNGSAALVPIREAIDAEICVMLVDHSHFRNSPPPNGQNTTVIDTRGVWLR; encoded by the coding sequence ATGACATTTGATCGGATTTGCATTGTTGGACTTGGCTATATCGGTTTGCCGACCGCAGCACTTTTCGCGCTGCGTGGCATTGATGTCGTTGGCCTCGACATCAACACCGACGCGGTCGAACGGATCAATCGCGGCGAAACCCATATTGTAGAGCCGGGGCTGGACGACGCCGTCCGCCGCTCGGTTCGCAATGGAACGCTGCGCGCCACGACCGAGCCGGAACCGGCCGATGCATTTCTGATCGCGGTCCCGACACCGTTCTTGAGCAACCGCAACGCGAAGCTGCCCGATCTGAGCTATGTGGAGGCCGCGGCACGTAGCATCGCGCCGGTCCTGAAGGCGGGCGATCTGGTGATTTTGGAATCGACCAGCCCCGTCGGCGCAACGGAACAGATGGCGGAATGGCTCGCCTCGGAACGCCCCGATCTCAGCTTTCCCCAGACCCACGGCGAGGACTCCGATATTCGCGTCGTGCACTGCCCCGAACGGATCCTTCCCGGTCATGCGCTGCGCGAACTGGTCACAAATGATCGCGTCATCGGCGGCATGACCCGCGCCTGCGCCGCCGCCGCTCGCGATCTTTATCGCTGCGTGGTGGAAGGTGAGTGCATCGAAACCGATGCGCGCACCGCCGAAATGGCCAAGCTGACAGAAAACAGTTTCCGCGACGTGAATATCGCCTTTGCGAATGAGCTTTCCGTCATTTGCAGCAAGCTCGGCATCAATGTGTGGGAGCTTATCCGGCTGACCAACCGCCATCCGCGGGTGAACATTCTTCAACCCGGTCCCGGCGTTGGCGGTCACTGCATCGCCGTGGATCCGTGGTTCATCGTCGCCCAGGCACCCGAAGAGGCGAAACTCATCCGGGCCGCGCGCGAAACCAATGACAGCAAACCCGAGTGGGTGCTCGACAAGATCCGTGACGCCGTTGCGGAAAAACCGGACTCGGCCAAAATCTCCTGCTTCGGCCTCGCCTTCAAACCCGACATCGACGATCTGCGAGAAAGCCCCGCCCTCGAAATCGTATCAAGACTGGTGCAGGAATATCCGGGCCGCGTGTCAGTCGTCGAGCCGCATATCGAAGAACTGCCGCCCTGCCTGAATGGCAGCGCAGCGCTGGTTCCGATCCGGGAGGCAATCGACGCGGAGATATGCGTCATGCTGGTCGATCATAGCCACTTCCGGAACAGTCCGCCGCCGAACGGCCAAAATACAACCGTGATCGACACACGCGGCGTCTGGCTGAGATAG
- a CDS encoding N-formylglutamate amidohydrolase, producing the protein MAVAGLHSDSGGREHEEMRETPGDIYSHVLSRPRKWESGVIVCSPHSGRDFPAWFLEETCLDVTALRSSEDAFMDRLIEPALAAGAATLVARIPRSIVDLNRSASDLDPGAVRCRVTRPATPRALAGLGVIPRVVSAARPIRQRPIAMAEAKRRIETYWRPYHKALRGLVDEAVARFGWAIVIDMHSMPHEAISHLLPPRPDIVIGDRHGISCGMVLRERVCAAFRRAGFNLRLNVPFSGAYVANAYGRPTQGVHVLQVEIDRSLYLDQAEMKPSAGYPRLAGQLADVLGEVAHLSPDAPAIRHAAE; encoded by the coding sequence ATGGCGGTAGCCGGATTGCACAGCGATTCCGGCGGCAGGGAGCACGAAGAGATGCGGGAAACGCCGGGTGATATATACAGCCATGTTCTGAGCCGTCCGCGTAAGTGGGAAAGCGGCGTGATCGTGTGCTCGCCGCATTCGGGACGTGACTTTCCAGCGTGGTTTCTGGAGGAAACATGCCTTGATGTGACGGCGCTTCGGTCTTCGGAAGATGCGTTTATGGACCGGCTGATCGAACCGGCGCTTGCAGCGGGGGCGGCGACCCTGGTTGCGCGGATACCGCGGAGTATTGTCGATCTGAACCGAAGCGCCTCCGACCTCGATCCCGGCGCGGTTCGGTGCCGGGTCACGCGCCCGGCCACGCCACGGGCGCTTGCCGGGCTTGGGGTGATTCCCCGCGTGGTTTCAGCCGCGCGACCCATACGCCAGCGGCCGATTGCGATGGCGGAGGCGAAGCGGCGGATCGAGACCTATTGGCGGCCCTATCACAAGGCGCTGCGCGGGCTGGTGGATGAGGCTGTTGCGCGGTTCGGCTGGGCGATCGTCATCGATATGCACTCCATGCCGCATGAGGCGATTTCGCATCTGCTGCCGCCCCGGCCTGACATTGTGATCGGCGACCGGCATGGGATCAGCTGCGGTATGGTTCTGCGAGAGCGGGTTTGCGCGGCATTCCGGCGCGCGGGCTTCAATTTGCGACTGAATGTGCCATTCTCCGGCGCGTATGTCGCGAATGCCTATGGTCGGCCGACGCAGGGGGTGCATGTCCTGCAGGTCGAAATCGACCGTTCGCTTTATCTGGATCAGGCGGAAATGAAACCCTCCGCCGGCTATCCACGGCTCGCGGGGCAACTGGCTGATGTGTTGGGCGAAGTTGCGCATCTGAGCCCCGATGCCCCCGCAATCCGGCACGCGGCAGAGTGA
- a CDS encoding NUDIX hydrolase, with product MVFHAANLVLTCGSNLLTLQRDDVDHIPFPGLWDLPGGGRENGETATECALRELWEEFGLHLPPDRLETVTAFRSATVPGGVSIVFTGQLGRDDVKAIRFGDEGQGWALMPVRRYIFHPQAVPHFRGRVAHCLSVAGLEHL from the coding sequence ATGGTGTTCCATGCGGCGAATCTTGTGCTGACCTGCGGGTCTAACCTTCTGACGCTGCAACGTGACGATGTCGACCATATCCCGTTTCCCGGGCTTTGGGATCTGCCCGGGGGCGGACGGGAGAACGGTGAAACCGCGACCGAATGCGCCCTGCGGGAGCTGTGGGAAGAATTCGGCCTTCACCTGCCACCGGATCGTCTGGAGACCGTGACGGCGTTCCGAAGCGCCACCGTTCCCGGGGGCGTGTCCATTGTCTTCACGGGTCAGCTTGGCCGCGACGATGTGAAGGCGATCCGTTTCGGTGACGAGGGGCAGGGATGGGCGCTGATGCCGGTTCGCAGATATATTTTTCATCCGCAGGCCGTCCCGCATTTTCGCGGCCGCGTCGCGCATTGCCTTTCTGTGGCTGGATTAGAGCATTTGTAA
- a CDS encoding DUF1269 domain-containing protein: MSDLLVIAFDDEASGFELRAELVKLQAEYLIKLEDAVVVTRPEANDIQLHQTLNLTAAGALGGTFWGTFVGLLFLNPLVGAAVGAGSGALAGYLSDYGINDDFMREIGNKVTPGGSAVFLLVREMTGDKVLDRISDFHKGGRVIQTSLSKEDEDKLRAALAGSQAPLVPENAASSETA; this comes from the coding sequence ATGTCCGATCTTCTCGTGATCGCTTTCGACGATGAGGCATCTGGCTTCGAGCTGCGTGCCGAACTGGTCAAGCTGCAGGCGGAATATCTGATCAAGCTTGAAGACGCCGTGGTTGTGACCCGGCCAGAGGCGAATGATATCCAGCTGCACCAGACCCTGAACCTGACCGCCGCCGGTGCGCTTGGCGGTACGTTCTGGGGCACCTTTGTCGGGCTGCTGTTTCTGAACCCGCTGGTTGGCGCGGCTGTTGGTGCGGGGTCCGGCGCGCTGGCTGGCTACCTGAGCGACTATGGGATCAATGACGATTTCATGCGCGAAATCGGCAACAAGGTGACGCCCGGTGGTTCCGCCGTGTTCCTTCTGGTTCGGGAAATGACGGGCGACAAGGTGCTGGATCGGATTTCCGATTTCCACAAGGGCGGTCGCGTCATTCAGACCTCGCTTTCGAAAGAGGACGAAGACAAGCTGCGGGCGGCGCTGGCTGGCTCTCAGGCGCCGCTGGTTCCGGAGAATGCAGCGTCTTCCGAAACAGCCTGA
- a CDS encoding asparaginase, whose translation MPAEEMIELWRGGLREGVHRGHAVIHDGRDIVAAWGDPAAVIFPRSSCKMVQALPLLESGAADAAGLTPERLALSCASHNGAALHVEKVGTWLHGLGLGDDDLRCGCHKPWDKAEAKRLTCSDHAPSQMHNNCSGKHAGFLTWTRHAKAGPEYVEVDHPLQQAIRQATAEVTGEEPAGVGIDGCSAPNFACSITGLARSMAAFAQPANNARGRGMGRLVEAMTAHPELVAGEGRACTELMRAMNGRVAVKTGAEAVFIAIIPEKKLGVAVKIEDGGTRASEAAITALLVHLGVLDENHPVVGRLLTDPMKNWRGLEVGGLRLSPGFPV comes from the coding sequence ATGCCTGCGGAAGAAATGATCGAACTCTGGCGCGGAGGGTTGCGTGAAGGGGTGCATCGCGGGCATGCCGTGATCCATGATGGACGCGATATAGTAGCCGCCTGGGGTGATCCGGCGGCGGTCATTTTTCCGCGCTCCTCCTGCAAAATGGTGCAGGCGCTGCCGCTTCTGGAATCCGGTGCAGCGGATGCCGCCGGTCTGACACCGGAACGGTTGGCGCTGTCCTGCGCATCGCATAATGGCGCGGCGCTGCATGTCGAAAAGGTCGGCACTTGGCTGCATGGGCTTGGGTTGGGCGACGACGATCTGCGCTGTGGATGCCATAAGCCCTGGGACAAGGCAGAGGCGAAGCGGCTGACCTGTTCGGATCACGCGCCGAGCCAGATGCACAATAACTGCTCCGGCAAGCATGCCGGGTTTCTGACATGGACCCGCCACGCCAAGGCCGGGCCGGAATATGTCGAGGTCGATCACCCGTTGCAGCAAGCGATCCGGCAAGCGACGGCTGAGGTGACTGGTGAGGAACCGGCAGGTGTCGGGATCGACGGTTGTTCTGCGCCCAACTTCGCCTGTTCGATTACCGGGCTTGCGCGGAGCATGGCCGCCTTCGCGCAGCCAGCGAACAACGCCCGGGGCCGGGGCATGGGGCGGCTGGTTGAAGCGATGACCGCCCATCCGGAGCTCGTCGCCGGGGAAGGGCGCGCTTGTACCGAGTTGATGCGGGCCATGAATGGCAGGGTGGCGGTCAAGACCGGCGCGGAGGCCGTGTTCATCGCAATCATCCCGGAAAAGAAACTCGGCGTCGCCGTCAAGATCGAGGATGGCGGCACCCGTGCCTCCGAGGCGGCGATTACGGCGCTTCTGGTTCATCTGGGTGTGCTTGATGAAAACCATCCGGTCGTCGGCAGGCTGTTGACCGATCCGATGAAGAACTGGCGGGGACTGGAGGTCGGCGGGTTGCGGCTGTCGCCCGGTTTTCCGGTGTGA
- the wecB gene encoding non-hydrolyzing UDP-N-acetylglucosamine 2-epimerase, with protein MKIMTVFGTRPEAIKMAPVAQALTNDERFDGVICVTGQHREMLDQVTTLFGLKPAHDLNVMRSGQDLYGVTASILGGLKPVLEQEKPDMVLVHGDTATTLAATLASYYARIPVGHVEAGLRTGNMYSPWPEEGNRRVTGALATLHFAPTDTSRQALLRENISDDSIIVTGNTVIDALMQVVDILNNDTALKRDIETRFDFLHSDRRLVLVTGHRRESFGGGFERICTALGQIAERFGDVDIVYPMHLNPNVREPVTRLLGKHGNIHLIEPQDYLPFVWLMNRADIIITDSGGIQEEAPSLGKPVLVMRDTTERPEALAAGTVRLVGTEVEKITDWTTRLLTDEAAYREMSFAHNPYGDGQATSRILDALSEYGKNSRI; from the coding sequence ATGAAGATAATGACCGTATTCGGAACCCGTCCTGAAGCGATCAAGATGGCCCCAGTCGCGCAGGCCCTGACAAATGACGAGCGTTTCGACGGCGTAATTTGCGTAACGGGCCAGCATCGCGAGATGCTCGATCAGGTCACGACATTGTTCGGCCTCAAGCCCGCCCATGACCTGAATGTTATGCGCTCGGGGCAGGATCTCTACGGCGTTACCGCATCCATTCTTGGCGGCCTGAAGCCGGTGCTCGAACAGGAAAAGCCGGATATGGTGCTGGTTCACGGCGACACCGCGACAACGCTTGCAGCAACGCTCGCCTCTTACTACGCGCGTATCCCGGTCGGACATGTCGAGGCCGGATTGCGGACCGGCAATATGTATTCCCCCTGGCCCGAAGAGGGGAACCGCCGCGTCACCGGCGCATTGGCAACCCTTCATTTCGCACCCACGGACACCTCCCGGCAGGCCTTGCTGCGGGAAAACATCAGCGATGATTCGATTATTGTCACCGGAAATACGGTCATCGATGCATTGATGCAGGTCGTCGACATTTTAAACAATGATACCGCACTGAAACGCGATATCGAAACGCGGTTCGATTTCCTTCATTCCGACCGCCGCCTCGTACTGGTCACAGGCCATCGCCGAGAAAGCTTTGGCGGCGGGTTTGAGCGAATTTGCACAGCACTCGGTCAGATTGCGGAGCGGTTTGGGGATGTAGATATCGTATATCCCATGCATCTAAACCCCAATGTCCGCGAGCCGGTCACGCGGCTTCTGGGCAAGCACGGCAATATCCACCTGATCGAACCGCAAGATTATCTTCCCTTCGTCTGGCTGATGAACCGCGCCGACATAATCATCACCGATTCCGGCGGAATTCAGGAAGAAGCCCCGTCCCTCGGCAAGCCCGTGCTCGTCATGCGGGACACCACCGAAAGGCCAGAGGCTCTCGCCGCCGGCACTGTTCGTCTGGTCGGTACGGAGGTCGAAAAAATCACCGATTGGACGACACGCCTTCTGACTGACGAGGCCGCCTATCGGGAAATGAGCTTTGCCCACAATCCTTATGGCGACGGGCAGGCAACATCACGAATATTGGACGCACTTTCAGAATACGGAAAGAACAGCAGAATATGA
- the ykgO gene encoding type B 50S ribosomal protein L36 produces MKVRNSLRSLKSRHRDCQVVRRKGRIYVINKTNRRFKARQG; encoded by the coding sequence ATGAAGGTTCGCAACTCGCTCCGCTCGCTCAAGAGCCGCCACCGCGATTGCCAGGTGGTGCGCCGTAAGGGCCGGATCTATGTGATCAACAAGACCAATCGTCGTTTCAAAGCCCGTCAGGGCTGA
- a CDS encoding SDR family oxidoreductase, protein MDLGIRGRRALVCAASKGLGRGCAEALAAEGVDLVINARGEDALHDTAKDLSDRFGISVTPVAADITTPDGQAAVLKAAGDIDILVTNAGGPPPGHWRDWSRDDFIKALDANLLSAVALMQATVPHMIEQGWGRVVNITSAAVRSPIAVLGLSNTARTGLTGFVAGMSRDVAKHGVVVNNLLPGIHDTDRADSLDTGVAKAEGISFDEARARRKSGIPVGDYGRASDFGAACAFLCSEHSRFIIGQNITLDGGALNATL, encoded by the coding sequence ATGGATCTTGGGATCAGGGGGCGGCGCGCACTGGTCTGCGCCGCATCGAAAGGGCTCGGTCGTGGATGTGCCGAAGCCCTCGCAGCCGAGGGCGTGGATCTGGTCATCAATGCCCGGGGGGAGGACGCGCTGCACGACACCGCCAAAGACCTTTCCGACAGATTTGGCATAAGCGTAACGCCGGTCGCCGCGGATATTACGACCCCGGACGGTCAGGCTGCGGTCCTGAAGGCCGCCGGAGATATTGATATTCTGGTCACCAATGCCGGGGGACCGCCGCCGGGGCATTGGCGGGACTGGTCGCGGGATGATTTCATCAAGGCGCTCGACGCCAATCTGCTGTCGGCGGTTGCCCTGATGCAGGCCACGGTTCCGCATATGATCGAACAGGGCTGGGGTCGCGTTGTGAACATCACCTCCGCAGCCGTGCGATCTCCGATTGCCGTGCTCGGCCTGTCCAACACCGCCCGCACCGGGCTGACGGGCTTCGTCGCCGGAATGTCGCGCGACGTGGCCAAACACGGTGTTGTCGTCAATAATTTGCTGCCGGGGATCCACGACACTGACCGCGCAGACAGCCTCGACACTGGTGTCGCCAAGGCGGAAGGCATCAGCTTTGACGAGGCGCGCGCGCGCCGGAAATCCGGCATTCCCGTCGGAGATTACGGTCGGGCCAGCGATTTCGGCGCGGCTTGCGCGTTCCTCTGCAGCGAGCATTCGCGTTTTATCATCGGGCAGAACATCACCCTCGACGGCGGGGCGCTGAACGCGACGCTTTGA
- a CDS encoding FadR/GntR family transcriptional regulator: protein MFERLEASIKSGAYCEDERLPTEHDLATEFEVSRPVVREALRRLREKGLIYSRQGAGSFVRSSGIRNPLGFSPLENIADLMTFYEFRLAVEPAAAALAAERHDARMLEPVASAFSMMKDAANRQIHREDADSQFHLAIAAAGDNGYFATTMAALKEHIAAGIRFHAISLKRNPDGLLQTLAEHEEVYEAIRNGDPATARKAMQSHLLASRNRLFERRRSGVAV, encoded by the coding sequence GTGTTCGAGCGCCTTGAGGCTTCCATTAAGTCCGGTGCCTATTGTGAGGATGAGCGACTTCCGACGGAGCATGATCTGGCGACGGAATTTGAAGTGTCGCGACCCGTGGTGCGAGAGGCGCTGCGTCGTTTGCGTGAAAAAGGGCTGATCTATTCGCGTCAGGGTGCAGGCAGCTTCGTCAGGTCGTCCGGTATCCGCAATCCGCTGGGCTTCAGCCCGCTCGAAAACATTGCCGATCTGATGACGTTCTATGAATTCCGTCTGGCGGTAGAGCCTGCGGCTGCCGCGCTGGCGGCAGAACGGCACGATGCGCGGATGCTTGAGCCGGTGGCGTCCGCTTTTTCCATGATGAAGGACGCCGCCAACCGGCAGATTCACCGTGAAGACGCGGATTCGCAATTTCACCTCGCCATCGCTGCTGCGGGCGATAACGGGTATTTCGCCACGACAATGGCGGCGCTGAAGGAGCATATCGCGGCAGGAATCCGGTTTCATGCCATTTCGTTGAAGCGAAACCCCGACGGGCTTCTGCAAACACTTGCCGAGCATGAAGAGGTTTATGAGGCGATCAGGAACGGTGATCCGGCGACGGCGCGGAAGGCGATGCAGTCCCATCTTCTTGCGTCGCGCAACCGCCTGTTTGAGCGGCGCAGATCGGGCGTGGCGGTCTGA